The genomic segment AGGCCGAGTTCGCGGTCTACAAAGAGGTGGTGGCCAAGCAAAAACTGACGCTTGAATGAGCGTTGCCGGCCCGGTGGGAAGCCGCCGCATCGGCCGCTCGACTTGCCGAACGAGGCCATCGGTGCCCGCGCATGCCCGATCCCGACGCCATCGATGCTTTCCTGGACGCCCTTTGGCTCGAGGACGGGCTGGCGCGCAACACGCTGGCCGCATACCGGAGCGACCTGACGCGGTATGCGCAGTGGCTGCACGCGCAGCAGCCGGCCGTGGCGCTCGACGACACGGCAGAGCACCATCTGCAGGCGTACTTTGCGGCGCGGCATGCGCAAACCCGCGCCACATCGGCCAACCGGCGCCTGACGGTGCTGCGGCGCTACTTTCATTGGGCGCTGCGCGAGCGGCGCATCAGCGCCGATCCGACCGCGCGCCTGGCGGCCGCGCGCGTGCCGCTGCGCGTGCCCAAGACCATGACCGAGACCCAGGTCGAGGCCCTGTTGCAGGCCCCCGATCCGGGCACGCCGCTGGGCCTGCGCGACCGCGCGATGCTGGAACTGATGTATGCCAGCGGCCTGCGGGTGACCGAACTGGTGGGGTTGAAAACCTTCCATCTGGCGCTCGATGAAAACCTGCTGCGCGTCACCGGCAAGGGCGGCAAGGAGCGCCTGCTGCCGTTTGGTGTCGAGGCCGGCCAATGGCTGGAGCGCTACCTGCAACAGGCGCGCGGCGTGATCCTGGGCGGCCAGCGCACGGACGACCTGTTCGTGACCCGGCGCGGCTGCGGCATGACGCGCGTCATGTTCTGGATCATCGTCAAGCAATGGGCCCGGGTGGCGGGCATCACGGTCCCGCTGTCGCCGCATACGCTGCGCCATGCGTTTGCCACCCACCTGCTCAACCATGGCGCCGATCTGCGCGTGGTACAACTGTTGCTAGGTCATGCCGACATCTCAACCACCACCATCTACACCCATGTGGCACGCCAGCGGCTCAAGCAACTGCATGATGAGCACCATCCGCGCAGCCGTGCACCGGCCGGTAAATGACTGCAGATGGAAATGGCGCATTTCGTGCTAGTGTCGCGTCACGGATCAGATGTCGCAGGCTGCGCGCCGCCATCGGAGCGCAGCGCAAGGCGCATCGCGCGGCCAATACTGAGCGTATTGGCAAGCGATGCAACGCCGCGATGCGCTTCGATGGCCAGCGCAGACCGACAGATGATCGGTGGCGCGACACTAGGGCGGCGTTGCCAATCCCCGCGATACCCAGCCGGTGCCTCTGCGGTTTGCGCCCCGCCTCGACAGGAAACGCATCGATTTCATTTCGTGCCACCATTTCCGGGCCGGCGCACGGGCCGGCCGCACCACGACCCATGAACCTATGATCGCAAGGAGAGATTCCATGAAAAAATGGCTGACCGGCGCACTGCTGCTGGGCATTGCGTGCCTGACCCTGGCACAGGACTGGCCCGTGGCCAAGCCGATCCGACTCATCGTGGCCTACCCGGCCGGTGGCGTCAGTGACCAGATGGCCCGCGCGCTGGCCGACAAACTGACCGTGCAACTGGGCACGCCGGTGCTGGTCGAGAACAAGGCCGGCGCCGGCGGCAGCCTGGGGGTCGATGCCGTGGCCAAGGCGGCGGCCGACGGCTACACCCTGGGTTTTGCCGCCATCAGCCCGCTGTCGCTCGATCCGCACCTGGGCTCTGCGCTCGTCGATCCGCAGAGCGTTGCCCCGGTGGTCAGCGTGATGTATTCGCCGGTGCTGCTGCTGGGCACCTCGGCCAGCAAGGCGACGGACTTCAAGGAATTGATCGGGATGGCGCGCCAACAGCCTGGCGCGCTGCGCTTGGCGACAGCCGGGCAGGGGTCACTGGGGCATCTGATGCTCGAACAGATACAGGCGGCGGCGCAGGTGCAAATCACGCACATCCCTTACAAGGGCGGAGGCCAGCAGATCAACGACGCCCTGGGCGGACAGTTCGAGGTACTGACCGTCAATGCCACGGCGGCGGTGCTGCAGCACATCAAGGCGGGCAAGCTCCGGCCGCTGGCCGTGGGGGCGCCGGCGCGGCTGGATGCCTTGCCCGATGTGCCCACGCTGGCCGAACTGCAACAGCCGGACGCCAACCGATGGTCGCTCTTTGGCATCTACGCCCCGGCCCGGACCGCGCCGGCGATCATCGCGCGCTTCAACACCGAGGTGAACAAGGCCTTGGCGCTGCCCGACATCCGCAGCGGGCTGCGCGCCGGCGGCAACCAGCCGACCGGTGGCAGCAGCGCGGAATTTGCGCGCCAGATTGCGCAGGAGTCCGAGAGCAACGCGCGCATCATCCGCGCGGCCGGGATCGTCCGGGGCAACTGACAGGCCGGCCCGGGCCGAACCCGGGCCGAAGCGCTCCTTTGCGGCCGTTACCCTGCGCTCAGGCCCTCGGCCCATGTCAGGGCCTGCAAATGGGCCCAGTTCACCTGGCGGTTGGACAGTTGCAGCGCGTTCGCGGATCGGGCAAAGCTCACTTCGTCACCGCTTTCGCAGGCCATGGTCAGCGCCAGGAACGGGGCGAAAATGCCGCTGCCGTGCAGCAGCGCATCGACCACGGACTTGGGCAGGGCCACGGAGTCCAGGGCTTTGTCCATCGGCACACCCAGCATGGTGTCGAGCAGCGAGAACACGCCGACCACGAAGGCGTTGTCGACTTCTTCGGGCGGCAGCAACTCGGCGGCCAGCAACTCCATCAGGCGGCCGCGCACCACGGCGGTCTGGCCCACGGCGGGCGGCGCGCCGCCGGCGCGCGAGGTAGTCATCAGTAGCGCCGCCCAGCGGAACAGCCTTTGCAGGCCCAGGATCATGACGGCATGGCGAAACGAGGTGATCTCGCATGACAGGCCAAAGCCCGAGGAGTTGATGAAGCGCAGCAGGTTGAAAGACAAGGTCGGGTCTTTCTTGAGCAGGTTCTCGATCGCGCCCGTGCTGGCCTGTCTGCGCACCAGGTTGATCAGCTCGATGATGGCCGCCTGCGTAGGGCGGATCGTGCTGGCCTTGACCAGCGACGGGCTGGCGAACCAGTAGCCCTGGTACAGCTTGACGCCCAGAGAGCGCATGAGCTCGTACTGCGCGGCGGTTTCGACTTTCTCGGCGATCGGTGTGGCCTGGCTGTGCTGTGTGGTGAATTGGACCAAAGGCCCGGCGAACTCGGGCTTGATCGCCTGCATGTCCAGCTTGATGAAAGACGCCAATGGCAGCCACTGGGTATAGGCGCGGCGCAAGACCTGCTGGTCGAACGCCAGGCGAAAGCCGCGCTCGCGCAACGCATGCAGCGTCGGGATGCGGGCTTGGATGTCTTCTGGCGTGGTGCTATAGGGCAGGGGGGGAACCTCCAGCACCACCTTGTCGGGATGAATCAACTCCAGATGGGCGCCCGAGAGGCTGTCATGGGTGCAGTTGATGAAGACGGTTTTCTTGCCGACCAGAATTTCGGCGCCCGCGTAAGACAGGGCATTGAACAGCAGGGCGGCATCGCTGGCGGCCGTGCGCGAGTCCGAGGCGGTCGACCGGTCGAACAGCTCATAGCCATAGACCTCGCGGTTTTCGTTCACGATGGCCTGGCGGGCGATGATGGCCAGGTTCTCGTCCACCGGTTCGGGCGCAGGGGATGCAGCTACCGGGGTGTCTTGTGCAGGTGTGCTCGACATGGCGTCCGCTGTGGTGCAAGGGCTGGGCGCTGCGCCAATTCCAGATCGGCGCAGCCGTGTCGCCATCTTGCCACAGGCCCTGGTGTCTGTGGCCGCGTTGCAGCGCGGTTTGCCAGCGCAGGTGTATCGGCTGGTGTGTATGAACCCGGCGCCGTCGTCGTTTTTCTGTTCGGGCTGCAACGCGCACTGCGGGCCAGTGTCGCGTCATCGGTCATCGGTCAGATGTCGCAGGCTGCGCGCAGCCATCGGAGCGCAGCGCAAGGCGCATCGCGCAGCCCATACCGAGCGTATTGGCAAGCGCTGCAACGCCGCGCTGCGCTCCGATGGCCAGCGCAGACCGACCGATGACCGATGACCGATGACCGATGACGCGACACTGGCTGCGATCCTTACAATTTCAGCCCTTGTACCTTTTTCGGAGCGGGGCATGGCGATTTACGAAATCGATGGTGTGGCGCCGCAGTTGGCGGCATCGGCCTGGGTGGCGGCCAGCGCGCAGGTGATGGGCCGCGTGCTGCTCGGCGCAGATGCCAGCGTCTGGTTTGGTGCCGTGATTCGCGGGGATACCGAGAGCATCACGGTGGGCGCAGGCTCGAACATACAGGACGCCTGCGTGCTGCATGCCGACCGGGGCAAGCCCCTGTTCGTCGGCGAGCGCGTGACGGTGGGCCACCAGGTGGTGCTGCACGGCTGCACCATCGGCGACGAGTCGCTGATCGGCATCGGGGCCGTGGTGCTCAATGGCGCCAAGATCGGCAGGAACTGCCTGGTGGGCGCCGGTGCGCTGGTGACCGAGGGCCGCGAATTTCCGGATGGCTCGATGATCATCGGCCGCCCGGCCCAGGCCGTGCGCGCACTCACGCCCGAGCAGATCGAAGGCTTGCGCCAGAGCGCGCAGCACTACATCGACAACGCGCGCCGTTTCCAGAGCAGCCTGCATGCGATCGGCTGAACGCCGACGCTGTGCCTCAGGCGGCCATGGTGGCCTGAGGGGACTCTTGCGCGCAGTACTGGCCGCGCAATGTGTAAGCCCGGGCCTCGGTGATCGTCAGTTCCACCATCTGACCCACCAGGTGCGGCGGGCCGGCAAAGTTGACGACGCGGTTGCACTCGGTGCGGCCCATCAGCTCGGCGGCATCGCGCCGGGAAGCGCCTTCGACCAGAATGCGCTGCACCGTGCCGACGCGGCTTGCGCTGATGGATCGGATATGGGTATCGATGACGCCCTGCAACTGTTGCAGGCGGCGCAGTTTGACCTCGTGCGGCGTGTCGTCCGGCAGCCCGGCTGCGGGCGTGCCCGGGCGCGGGCTGAAGACGAAGCTGAAGCTGTTGTCGAAGTGAACCTCGGCGATGAGCCGCATCAGCTTGTCGAAGTCGTCCTGCGTCTCGCCCGGAAAACCGACGATGAAGTCGCTGCTGAGCGCCAGATCGGGGCGGATCGCGCGCAGCTTGCGCACCGTGCTCTTGTATTCCATGGCCGTATAGCCGCGCTTCATCGCCATCAGGATGCGGTCGCTGCCATGCTGCACCGGCAGGTGCAGGTGGTTGGCCAGCTTGGGGAGCCGGGCGTAGGCCTCGATCAGCCGGGGCGTGAACTCGTTCGGGTGGCTGGTGGTGTAGCGGATGCGTTCCACGCCGGGAATGCCGGCCACATAGTCGAGCAGCAGCGCCAAGTCGGCCCGCTGCGCCGTGCTGCCCATCCGGCCCCGGTAGGCGTTCACGTTCTGGCCCAGCAGCGTGACTTCCTTGACGCCCTGGTCGGCCAGGCCCGCCACTTCCACCAGCACATCGTCGAGCGGACGACTCACTTCCTCGCCACGGGTGTAGGGCACCACGCAGTAGCTGCAGTATTTGCTGCAACCTTCCATGATCGAGACAAAGGCGCTGGCGCCTTGCACCGAGGCGGCGGGCAGGTGGTCGAACTTTTCGATCTCGGGGAAACTGATATCGATCTGGGGCTGGTCCAGGCGCTCGCGCTGCTGGAGCAACTCGGGCAGGCGGTGCAGGGTCTGCGGGCCAAACACCACATCCACATAGGGCGCGCGCCGGATGATTTCGGCCCCTTCCTGGCTGGCCACGCAGCCGCCCACGCCGATCCTGACGCCCCGGGCCTTCAGGTGCTTGACGCGACCGAGGTCGCTGAACACCTTTTCCTGCGCCTTTTCACGCACCGAACAGGTGTTGAACAGGATCAGATCGGCCTCCTCGACATTCTGCGTAGGCTCGTAGCCCTGCGCGGCGTGCAGCACATCGGCCATCTTGTCCGAGTCGTACTCGTTCATCTGGCAGCCGAAGGTTTTGATGAAGACTTTTTTGGCCATGGCAATGTCGCGCTGTCGCAAGGTCGTCAATGGCAGGCAAACCACCGCTGCCTGCGGGACGGGTGCTGGCGTTACTTTGAGTCGGCGTCTGAGCCAGACGTGATGTTGGTGATGACCGCGTTGCTGCCCTTGCGGGGCAGAGCGGCTTCCTTCTCGGTCAGGATCCAGGCCGAGTGCAGCATTCCTGTGCCCGCCTCCAGCAGGTAATTCACCCTGAGGCTTTGGCCCAGCACGGAATGCACCATCACCAACTGGTTCTGTGGGTTGAACAGCCGCATGCCGGGAGCGACGCGGACCGACTGCCCGTTGACCGTGGCCTGCGCGGCGCTGCTGAAGCTCAAT from the Verminephrobacter eiseniae EF01-2 genome contains:
- the xerD gene encoding site-specific tyrosine recombinase XerD, translating into MPDPDAIDAFLDALWLEDGLARNTLAAYRSDLTRYAQWLHAQQPAVALDDTAEHHLQAYFAARHAQTRATSANRRLTVLRRYFHWALRERRISADPTARLAAARVPLRVPKTMTETQVEALLQAPDPGTPLGLRDRAMLELMYASGLRVTELVGLKTFHLALDENLLRVTGKGGKERLLPFGVEAGQWLERYLQQARGVILGGQRTDDLFVTRRGCGMTRVMFWIIVKQWARVAGITVPLSPHTLRHAFATHLLNHGADLRVVQLLLGHADISTTTIYTHVARQRLKQLHDEHHPRSRAPAGK
- a CDS encoding Bug family tripartite tricarboxylate transporter substrate binding protein codes for the protein MKKWLTGALLLGIACLTLAQDWPVAKPIRLIVAYPAGGVSDQMARALADKLTVQLGTPVLVENKAGAGGSLGVDAVAKAAADGYTLGFAAISPLSLDPHLGSALVDPQSVAPVVSVMYSPVLLLGTSASKATDFKELIGMARQQPGALRLATAGQGSLGHLMLEQIQAAAQVQITHIPYKGGGQQINDALGGQFEVLTVNATAAVLQHIKAGKLRPLAVGAPARLDALPDVPTLAELQQPDANRWSLFGIYAPARTAPAIIARFNTEVNKALALPDIRSGLRAGGNQPTGGSSAEFARQIAQESESNARIIRAAGIVRGN
- a CDS encoding EAL and HDOD domain-containing protein produces the protein MSSTPAQDTPVAASPAPEPVDENLAIIARQAIVNENREVYGYELFDRSTASDSRTAASDAALLFNALSYAGAEILVGKKTVFINCTHDSLSGAHLELIHPDKVVLEVPPLPYSTTPEDIQARIPTLHALRERGFRLAFDQQVLRRAYTQWLPLASFIKLDMQAIKPEFAGPLVQFTTQHSQATPIAEKVETAAQYELMRSLGVKLYQGYWFASPSLVKASTIRPTQAAIIELINLVRRQASTGAIENLLKKDPTLSFNLLRFINSSGFGLSCEITSFRHAVMILGLQRLFRWAALLMTTSRAGGAPPAVGQTAVVRGRLMELLAAELLPPEEVDNAFVVGVFSLLDTMLGVPMDKALDSVALPKSVVDALLHGSGIFAPFLALTMACESGDEVSFARSANALQLSNRQVNWAHLQALTWAEGLSAG
- a CDS encoding gamma carbonic anhydrase family protein; this translates as MAIYEIDGVAPQLAASAWVAASAQVMGRVLLGADASVWFGAVIRGDTESITVGAGSNIQDACVLHADRGKPLFVGERVTVGHQVVLHGCTIGDESLIGIGAVVLNGAKIGRNCLVGAGALVTEGREFPDGSMIIGRPAQAVRALTPEQIEGLRQSAQHYIDNARRFQSSLHAIG
- the miaB gene encoding tRNA (N6-isopentenyl adenosine(37)-C2)-methylthiotransferase MiaB, giving the protein MAKKVFIKTFGCQMNEYDSDKMADVLHAAQGYEPTQNVEEADLILFNTCSVREKAQEKVFSDLGRVKHLKARGVRIGVGGCVASQEGAEIIRRAPYVDVVFGPQTLHRLPELLQQRERLDQPQIDISFPEIEKFDHLPAASVQGASAFVSIMEGCSKYCSYCVVPYTRGEEVSRPLDDVLVEVAGLADQGVKEVTLLGQNVNAYRGRMGSTAQRADLALLLDYVAGIPGVERIRYTTSHPNEFTPRLIEAYARLPKLANHLHLPVQHGSDRILMAMKRGYTAMEYKSTVRKLRAIRPDLALSSDFIVGFPGETQDDFDKLMRLIAEVHFDNSFSFVFSPRPGTPAAGLPDDTPHEVKLRRLQQLQGVIDTHIRSISASRVGTVQRILVEGASRRDAAELMGRTECNRVVNFAGPPHLVGQMVELTITEARAYTLRGQYCAQESPQATMAA